One Dissulfuribacter thermophilus DNA segment encodes these proteins:
- a CDS encoding Crp/Fnr family transcriptional regulator: MDSVLKAFLKKTVLFSGLSEENLQLFLKIAAKKVFKKGEMIFSEGDAATGFYVVLNGFVRIFKVSNQGREQTLHILGPGEPFGEVAVFVGIEYPAFAAAMEKCETLFFPKDSFIAMIKEHPSIALSMLGVLSMRLRSFTRMIEDLALKEVHQRLAAYLLALSGLGDGKEAKEIRLNVSKNLLSTILGTSPETLSRAFKKMEENGLLERHNDVIQIKNFELLSDLAEGLDKLT, encoded by the coding sequence ATGGATAGTGTTTTAAAGGCTTTTTTAAAAAAGACAGTGCTATTTTCTGGTCTTAGTGAAGAAAATCTCCAGCTCTTTCTAAAAATTGCCGCAAAAAAGGTCTTTAAAAAGGGCGAGATGATATTTTCTGAAGGTGATGCTGCAACTGGATTTTATGTGGTCCTTAATGGTTTTGTTCGCATATTTAAGGTGTCAAATCAAGGTCGTGAACAGACCCTTCATATATTAGGTCCTGGGGAGCCTTTTGGAGAAGTAGCTGTTTTCGTGGGTATAGAATATCCGGCCTTTGCAGCGGCCATGGAAAAGTGCGAGACCTTATTTTTCCCAAAAGATTCATTTATCGCAATGATAAAAGAACACCCCTCCATTGCGCTCTCCATGCTAGGTGTCCTTTCCATGCGATTGAGGTCTTTTACAAGGATGATCGAAGATCTGGCCCTTAAAGAAGTGCACCAAAGACTGGCAGCCTACCTTTTAGCTCTATCTGGCCTGGGAGACGGTAAAGAGGCCAAGGAAATCAGGTTGAACGTCTCAAAAAATCTTCTATCCACTATACTTGGTACCTCTCCTGAAACATTGTCCAGGGCCTTTAAAAAGATGGAGGAAAATGGGCTCTTAGAGAGACACAATGACGTCATCCAAATAAAAAATTTTGAGCTTCTTTCCGACCTCGCTGAAGGGCTCGATAAATTGACGTAA
- a CDS encoding ABC transporter substrate-binding protein: MKVSKLFRGLLLFFLLGLFVLPSGAFANRPIKIGSFLALTGPASFLGDPELKTLKMYIEEVNAKGGIDGHKVELIYYDTGGKAKEAKDVVKRLIKKDRVDVIIGGSTSGTTLAVIDIIERARIPFISLAGSIKIIQPVKKWVFKTPHTDRMAAAKIFEDMKKRGITKVALITGDGGFDKSGRAQCLDLAPKYGIQIVADEKYSNSDTDMTTQLTKIRSTDAQAILNFGFGKAPAIVTKNVRQLGIKLPLYQSHGVASRKFIELAGKAADGVRFPAAALLVAEKLPDNDPQKKVLMDYKTKYEAKYGPVSTFGGHAYDGLFIVLEAIDRANSLDKAKIRDEIERTKNFIGTGGIFNMSPTDHLGLDLSAFKMLEVKNGDWILVD, from the coding sequence ATGAAAGTTTCTAAGCTTTTCCGTGGTCTTCTGTTATTTTTTCTTTTGGGGCTATTTGTCCTTCCATCTGGGGCTTTTGCCAATAGACCCATAAAAATCGGTTCTTTTCTAGCACTCACTGGCCCAGCTTCTTTTCTTGGTGATCCAGAGCTAAAGACCCTCAAGATGTACATTGAGGAAGTAAACGCCAAGGGCGGTATCGACGGCCATAAGGTTGAACTAATCTACTATGATACCGGAGGAAAGGCAAAGGAGGCCAAGGATGTAGTAAAGCGCCTAATCAAAAAGGATAGAGTAGACGTCATAATTGGCGGAAGTACCTCCGGCACCACTCTGGCAGTTATAGACATTATAGAAAGGGCAAGGATTCCATTTATTTCTCTTGCAGGCTCAATCAAGATTATTCAGCCAGTCAAAAAATGGGTATTCAAAACCCCGCATACAGACAGAATGGCTGCTGCAAAGATTTTTGAAGACATGAAAAAACGTGGGATAACCAAAGTCGCACTCATTACCGGAGACGGTGGTTTTGATAAATCTGGCCGCGCACAGTGCCTCGATCTCGCACCCAAGTATGGAATCCAAATCGTAGCTGACGAAAAATACTCCAACTCCGACACAGATATGACTACACAGCTTACAAAAATACGTTCCACAGATGCACAGGCCATCTTGAACTTCGGTTTTGGAAAGGCCCCGGCCATCGTCACCAAGAACGTGAGACAACTTGGTATTAAACTCCCTCTTTATCAGTCTCACGGCGTAGCCTCAAGGAAGTTCATCGAACTTGCCGGCAAGGCAGCTGATGGTGTGAGGTTCCCTGCTGCTGCCCTCCTTGTGGCTGAAAAGCTCCCAGATAACGATCCACAAAAGAAGGTCCTTATGGATTACAAGACCAAATACGAGGCCAAATACGGCCCAGTCTCAACATTTGGTGGCCACGCCTATGACGGACTCTTTATTGTCTTAGAGGCCATAGACAGGGCCAATTCCCTTGACAAGGCAAAGATAAGAGACGAAATCGAAAGGACCAAAAATTTCATTGGAACCGGTGGTATCTTCAACATGAGTCCAACAGACCATCTGGGTCTCGATCTCAGTGCATTCAAAATGCTCGAGGTGAAAAACGGAGACTGGATACTTGTAGACTAA
- a CDS encoding branched-chain amino acid ABC transporter permease, producing MFDQFIQFLITGITVGSIYALVGLGFALIYNASDVVNFAQGEFVMIGAMSAIFLHMSGVPYFLAIIIAVLISMLVGMALEKLAIEQARNATVVTTIIITIGASIFLRGAALLIWGKDIYGFPPISGDDPIKIGNVTVLPQSLWIIAGTCVFVIGLRYFFQNTLIGKAILACSYNKKAAYLMGIEVKKMLLIAYGISALLGGIAGVLIAPITYMTYGAGVMLGLKGFCASILGGMGNSMGAVIGGLILGIVESLGAGFISSGYKDAISFFIILLVLFFKPTGLFGKSGMERV from the coding sequence ATGTTTGACCAATTTATTCAGTTCCTCATTACAGGCATAACCGTCGGCTCGATATATGCACTAGTGGGCCTCGGATTCGCTCTAATTTACAATGCATCGGACGTAGTAAACTTCGCACAGGGCGAATTCGTAATGATAGGGGCCATGAGCGCCATTTTTCTACACATGAGCGGTGTCCCATATTTTCTTGCTATCATAATCGCAGTTTTGATTAGCATGTTGGTTGGAATGGCCCTTGAGAAACTTGCAATAGAACAGGCAAGAAATGCCACTGTGGTAACAACCATTATCATCACTATTGGGGCATCCATTTTTTTACGAGGAGCTGCACTCCTGATCTGGGGGAAAGATATCTATGGATTTCCACCCATTTCAGGTGATGACCCCATAAAGATCGGAAATGTCACAGTACTGCCTCAGAGCCTTTGGATTATCGCCGGAACCTGTGTGTTCGTTATAGGACTTCGCTACTTCTTTCAAAATACCCTGATCGGAAAGGCCATTTTAGCCTGCTCATATAACAAAAAGGCCGCTTACTTGATGGGAATAGAAGTGAAAAAGATGCTACTCATAGCATATGGAATCTCTGCCCTACTTGGCGGCATAGCCGGAGTTCTCATAGCACCCATTACCTATATGACCTACGGCGCCGGAGTCATGCTAGGGCTCAAAGGATTTTGCGCCTCTATCTTAGGGGGTATGGGAAACTCCATGGGAGCGGTAATTGGAGGCCTGATTCTCGGGATAGTAGAGTCCCTGGGAGCAGGTTTTATCTCCTCAGGGTATAAGGATGCAATAAGTTTCTTTATCATACTACTAGTCCTCTTTTTCAAGCCCACTGGACTATTTGGAAAATCTGGGATGGAGCGAGTCTGA
- a CDS encoding branched-chain amino acid ABC transporter permease, with translation MRLLGLYVFLVISIGLGLLFPENYYVSVVGTTAFFNIILAVSLNLFMGYAGQISLGHAAFFGIGAYTSAVLTTSYGLHPLIALCIGAIITGILSFLLSKPILKLKGHYLAMATLGLGIIIHIILVQEEWLTGGPDGLSGIPVLQILGYDFDSDIEWYFLLAIIASATIWISLNLGESRMGRALRAIHGSEIASQTLGIDTSSAKAQVFILSAVITSIAGSLFVHQQAFISPDSCSFAFSVELVTMVVLGGLGSTFGAVFGALILTILPEILVHFEELEVLIYGAILMVIMIFLPKGVFVSFSELLEHLIKGRSHARRTTA, from the coding sequence ATGCGACTATTGGGGCTTTATGTTTTCCTTGTCATTTCTATAGGTCTCGGGCTATTGTTCCCAGAAAATTATTACGTGAGCGTTGTTGGCACAACCGCCTTCTTCAACATTATACTTGCAGTGTCTCTTAATCTCTTTATGGGTTACGCTGGACAGATATCGCTGGGGCACGCTGCCTTTTTTGGAATTGGCGCATACACCTCCGCCGTACTCACTACCAGCTATGGCCTACATCCTTTAATAGCCCTTTGCATAGGTGCCATCATAACAGGGATTCTGTCATTTCTTCTCTCAAAACCCATACTTAAACTAAAGGGCCATTATCTTGCCATGGCTACCCTTGGACTAGGGATAATTATTCATATAATTTTGGTCCAGGAAGAGTGGTTAACTGGCGGACCAGACGGCCTATCAGGCATACCAGTACTACAAATACTTGGCTATGACTTTGACTCAGACATAGAATGGTATTTCTTGTTGGCCATAATAGCCTCAGCCACCATATGGATATCCCTAAACCTTGGAGAGTCAAGGATGGGAAGGGCGTTGAGGGCCATACATGGAAGCGAAATCGCCTCGCAAACCCTGGGGATTGATACCTCTTCTGCCAAGGCCCAGGTTTTTATCCTCTCAGCAGTGATCACATCTATTGCAGGAAGCCTGTTTGTCCATCAACAGGCCTTTATTAGTCCAGATTCCTGCAGTTTTGCCTTCTCTGTCGAACTGGTAACCATGGTGGTATTGGGAGGACTTGGTTCCACCTTTGGCGCAGTATTTGGCGCACTGATACTCACGATATTGCCTGAAATATTGGTCCATTTTGAGGAATTGGAAGTGCTAATCTACGGTGCCATTTTGATGGTGATAATGATATTCCTTCCAAAAGGAGTCTTTGTATCATTTTCGGAATTGCTGGAACACTTAATAAAGGGAAGATCTCATGCAAGAAGGACAACTGCTTGA
- a CDS encoding ABC transporter ATP-binding protein, whose protein sequence is MQEGQLLEVRSISKAFGGVQALRDISFTVNRGEIFSVIGPNGAGKTTLFNLLTGVFTADTGAILFEGIDITTKKPFEIARLCIQRTFQNLQIFMNMTVLENVMVGCHTRTTSGMLSACLRLPKILREEKAIRKWAYEALEFVGLKDVAEQPANILPYGYLKRLEIARSLAANPKLILLDEPAAGLNDTETLEMRSLIEEISKQGITVLLVEHNMSLVMECSHRILVLVYGECLTVGTPTEIQKDPRVIAAYLGDETQ, encoded by the coding sequence ATGCAAGAAGGACAACTGCTTGAGGTACGCAGCATCTCCAAGGCCTTTGGCGGAGTCCAAGCCTTAAGGGATATCTCTTTTACAGTAAATAGAGGAGAAATTTTTTCTGTCATTGGCCCAAATGGGGCGGGGAAAACCACTCTTTTCAATCTGCTCACTGGTGTATTTACAGCAGATACCGGCGCCATCCTCTTTGAAGGAATAGACATAACCACCAAAAAACCCTTTGAGATTGCAAGACTCTGCATCCAGCGTACATTTCAAAACCTGCAGATCTTTATGAACATGACCGTATTGGAAAATGTAATGGTGGGGTGTCACACCAGGACTACATCTGGCATGTTGAGTGCCTGTCTGAGGCTCCCCAAAATCTTAAGGGAAGAAAAGGCCATACGCAAATGGGCCTACGAGGCCCTGGAATTCGTAGGATTGAAAGATGTAGCTGAACAACCGGCCAATATTTTGCCATATGGATATTTGAAAAGGCTTGAAATAGCAAGGTCCCTTGCTGCAAATCCAAAGCTCATCCTATTGGATGAACCTGCTGCCGGTTTAAACGACACGGAAACCCTGGAAATGCGTTCTCTTATTGAAGAAATATCAAAACAGGGTATCACTGTATTATTGGTTGAACATAATATGTCTCTTGTTATGGAGTGTTCCCATAGAATTCTGGTTTTAGTATATGGAGAGTGTCTTACTGTGGGCACTCCAACGGAGATTCAGAAAGATCCGCGGGTAATAGCTGCATACTTAGGGGATGAGACGCAATAG
- a CDS encoding L-histidine N(alpha)-methyltransferase, with protein MKKAIERSFSRASKTYSSSSYVQTEVGLRLISDLFPVMERREGKKRLLDLGCGSGQLTSLLVDAFDMAEVTCVDLSHEMLLQARAQIEKKVQQVRFLRMDIEHVPSVLGKERFDLIFSNSVLHWLEDIESTLQGIKGLLTQDGVFACTIFTNGSLRQLNQCLELTRGESTVASKFRSFQEVEALLTGVFRPLVCEKITFIRAYKNILELLRNLKRSGVNPSCRKKDSFFLKEDLKRLEDCFLRRFAGIVVSFEVVVFIGTQISNSIVKSP; from the coding sequence TTGAAAAAGGCGATTGAAAGGTCATTTTCCAGGGCCTCTAAGACGTATTCTTCCTCCTCATATGTACAGACAGAGGTTGGGCTAAGACTTATTTCAGACCTTTTCCCCGTTATGGAAAGACGAGAAGGGAAAAAGCGGCTTCTCGATCTTGGATGCGGTAGCGGGCAATTGACAAGTCTTTTAGTAGACGCCTTTGATATGGCTGAGGTTACCTGTGTTGACCTTTCTCATGAAATGCTCTTACAGGCAAGGGCTCAAATAGAAAAAAAGGTACAGCAGGTCAGATTTCTTAGGATGGATATCGAGCATGTTCCAAGCGTACTTGGAAAAGAGCGATTTGATCTCATATTTTCCAATAGTGTTCTCCATTGGCTTGAAGATATCGAGTCCACTCTTCAAGGCATTAAGGGGTTGTTGACACAAGATGGGGTGTTTGCATGTACCATTTTTACCAATGGATCTTTAAGGCAATTAAATCAATGTCTTGAGCTTACAAGGGGGGAGAGCACAGTCGCATCCAAATTTAGGAGCTTTCAGGAAGTGGAAGCCCTTTTGACAGGCGTGTTTAGGCCTTTGGTCTGTGAGAAGATTACGTTTATCAGGGCCTATAAGAATATTTTAGAACTGCTTAGAAATCTCAAACGCTCAGGGGTAAATCCTTCTTGCCGAAAAAAGGATTCATTCTTTTTAAAAGAAGATTTGAAAAGACTCGAAGACTGTTTTTTGAGGCGATTTGCAGGAATAGTGGTGTCATTCGAAGTGGTAGTCTTTATAGGGACACAAATCTCGAACTCTATTGTAAAAAGTCCCTAA